A window of Nitrospirae bacterium CG2_30_53_67 contains these coding sequences:
- a CDS encoding EpsI family protein, with protein MNQDTERSEIKTIRDHPIADTIGKRSYLPKTSSLLISLAILGLLILVSGFVQKREYIPGPTNLRQAFPRTIGEYKSTEDAPIDQEILDELELTDYLNRTYLSPKGYAVHLYVGYVNSQNEMPLIHTPVGCLPGGGNAILSHEAVPWWQAPAGRGQAGQQEPSQNINLIRLASGEEKQIVIYWYQERGRIIQNDWMERFYLFWDAVVRGRTDGALVRFITAVGPSENMEQAEQRIRDFVQKTIPFLQSELPGKDT; from the coding sequence ATGAATCAAGATACGGAAAGATCTGAAATCAAGACCATTAGAGATCATCCCATCGCAGACACAATAGGGAAACGGAGTTACCTGCCCAAGACATCCTCCCTTCTGATCAGCCTGGCCATTCTGGGGCTTCTCATTCTTGTCAGCGGGTTTGTTCAGAAAAGGGAATACATTCCAGGGCCCACCAACCTCCGGCAGGCATTCCCAAGGACCATCGGAGAGTATAAGTCAACAGAGGATGCTCCCATAGATCAAGAAATCCTGGACGAACTCGAACTGACGGATTACCTCAACCGAACTTATCTTTCCCCTAAGGGCTACGCGGTTCATCTCTACGTGGGGTATGTAAATTCTCAAAACGAGATGCCGTTGATTCACACCCCCGTCGGGTGTCTGCCGGGAGGCGGGAACGCAATACTATCGCATGAAGCGGTTCCCTGGTGGCAGGCCCCGGCCGGCCGAGGGCAAGCCGGCCAGCAGGAGCCGTCCCAGAACATCAATCTGATTCGTCTGGCCAGCGGTGAGGAGAAGCAGATTGTCATCTACTGGTACCAGGAGAGGGGCCGTATCATTCAGAACGACTGGATGGAAAGGTTTTATCTTTTCTGGGATGCGGTGGTCCGAGGAAGGACCGACGGCGCCCTGGTCCGGTTCATCACGGCGGTGGGGCCGTCCGAAAACATGGAGCAGGCCGAACAAAGGATACGAGATTTTGTCCAGAAAACCATACCGTTCCTGCAGAGCGAGCTTCCCGGAAAAGACACGTGA